Sequence from the Rhodanobacter sp. genome:
TCGCTCACCACGATCTTCGACAGCTTGTGTTCCGGGTGCGCCTTGGCCAGGCCCTTGATCAGCTCGCCGGCCAGCTTGTCGGTCTCGCGCGAGGCGGTGCCGTTGCCGATCGCGATCAGGTCGACGCTGTGCTTCTGGCACAGGCGGGCCAGCGCGGCCAGCGATTCGTTCCACTGCCGGCGCGGCTCGTGCGGGTAGACGGTGTCGGTGGCCAGCAGCTTGCCGGTGGCATCGACCACGGCGACCTTCACGCCGGTACGGATGCCCGGATCCAGGCCCATCACGGTCTTGGCGCCGGCCGGTGCGGCCAGCATCAGGTCCTTGAGGTTGTCGCCGAACACGCGGATCGCTTCGTCCTCGGCGCCTTCGCGCACGCGGCCGAACAGGTCCAGCGTGAGGTGCAGGTGCAGCTTCACGCGCCAGGTCAGGCGCACCGTCTCGCGCAGCCAGGCATCGGCGGCGCGGCCACGGTCGACGATGCCGGCGTGCGCGGCGACGCGGCCCTCGCCTTCGGCGTGGCCTTGCTCGGGGTCCAGTGCCGGTGCGAGTTCCAGCTCGATCACGCCCTCGTTGCGCGCGCGCATCAACGCCAGCAGGCGGTGCGAGGGAATCTTGCCGATGGCTTCCACGTGGTCGAAGTAGTCGCGGAACTTCGCGCCTTCGTTCTCCTTGCCTTCGACCACCTTGGCGCGGATCTGGCCCTTGTCCCACAGCCAGTCGCGCAGCTCGCCCACCAGGTGGGCGTCTTCGGCGATGGATTCCATCAGGATCGCGCGTGCGCCGTCGAGCGCGGCGCGCACGTCGGCCACGCCCTTGCCGGCATCCACGAACTGCTCCGCGAAGGCTTCGGGCGATTGCGAAGGATCGTCGCGCAGGCCCAGCGCCAGCGGCTCCAGGCCCGCCTCGCGCGCAATCTGCGCCTTGGTGCGGCGCTTGGGCTTGTAGGGCAGGTAGAGGTCCTCCAGCCGCGCCTTGGTGTCGGCGGCGAGGATGTCGCCCTTCAACGCATCGGTGAGCTTGCCCTGTTCCTCGACGCTGGCGAGGATCGCGGCGCGGCGTTCCTCCAGTTCGCGCAGGTAGTGCAGGCGTTCTTCCAGCGTGCGCAGCTGCGTGTCGTCGAGGCCGCCGGTGACTTCCTTGCGGTAGCGCGCGATGAACGGCACGGTGGCGCCGCCGTCGAGCAGGTCGACCGCCGCACGCACCTGTTCGGTCTTGGCGGCGATGTCCTGGGCAATGCGTTGTTCGATGCTCTGCATGGGGTGAAGCGTGTCCTTCGTGTTGGAGCGGCCGCCGATGATAGCAAGCAGGCAGGCGCGCCCCGGAATGAAAACGGCGCCGGGGCGAACCCCGGCGCCGCGCTTGCGGAACGGCGGATCAGGCGTTGAACGAACCGCCGCTGCCGGTGGATGGACCGGATGCGTCCCTGAACTCGCTGGCGCGGCCGTTGAGCACCAGCGTGCCGGCAATCAGGTCGTGCAGGCCCTGTTTGCGCTGTGTGAACGCCACCATGATGTAGCCGATGAAAAGGATGATCTGGCTCAGCAGCATGGCCGGGTAGCGGATGAGCGCGCGCGCCAGTGTCAGTCGCCGGCCCTGCATGTCGGTGACCCGGATACCTAGTGCTAACTTGCCGATGGTGGCCTGCCAAGGAGAGCTTTCGCACAGCGCGTAATACCACCAGGCCAGCACGAAGCCGGCAAGGAGCGCGGGCCACATCGTGGTATAGAACTGAACTTGGGCAGCAAGCATCGCGTGGGGATCGCCTGCGGCGTTCAGCGAGGCTTGCTTCAGCGCTTCCTTGGCCGCACGAATGCCGAATACGGATTCGATCAGCATCGACGGAACCCAGAGCACGATGATGTCTAGGATGTAAGCCGCCACGCGCTTCCAGAAGCCCGCGTAGTCTTCCAGCGAGGCAGCGGTGGTTTGCGGAAGGGCCGACGTGGGAGCCGCGGGCGGCACATTGGAATGGCTTGCCATGGCCGCCGGGTCAGGCATCGCATCGGGATAAAGCACCGACAGCGGCTGCCAGTCGGCGAGGCCTTCGCGCCAGGCGAGGTCGCTGCCGCTGACTTGTCCGCTGCGCAGCCATGCGCGCACGTCTTCTTCCTTGTAGGGGCCATGGCGTTCGCCGTTGCGGCCGATCCAGATTTCCATTGCATGCACTCCCCGCGTGGTGAATGCCGCGATGATGCCATGCCGCGCGTTGCGCGGGGCAGGGCGGAAGCGTCGAAAGCTCAGGCGGCGTGGCGCTTCAGGTGCACCAGCAGCAACGAGATCGCGGCGGGCGTGACGCCGCTGATGCGCGCGGCCTGGCCGAGGGTGGCCGGTTGCGTGCGCTTGAGTTTGAGCAGCACCTCGGCGGAAAGGCCGCGCACCGCGTCGTAGTCGAAGCCGGCGGGGATCGCGGTCTGCTCGTGGCGGCGCTGGCGCTCGATCTCCTCGCGCTGGCGTTCCAGGTAGCCGGCGTACTTGGTCTGCACCTCGACCTGCGCGGCCACGTCGGCGCGCTCCGTGGGCGGGCCGAGTTCGGCGACGCGGGTGAGCGACGCGTAGTCCAGCTCCGGGCGGCGCAGCAGGTCCAGCGCATTGGTCTCGCGGCTCACCGCGATGCCGAGCTGGCGTTCGATGGCGGCGCCCAGCGCGTTGGTCGGCGCGGCCCACAGCGTGCCGAGGCGTTGCGTTTCGCGCTCCACCGCCTCGCGCTTGCTGCACAGCGCGTCGTAGCGCGCCTGCGGCACCACGCCCAGCGCATGGCCCTGTTCGGTGAGGCGCAGGTCGGCGTTGTCCTCGCGCAGGTGCAGCCGGTATTCGGCGCGCGAGGTGAACATGCGGTAGGGCTCGAGCGTGCCGTTGCTGGTGAGGTCGTCGATCAGCACGCCGAGGTAGGCCTCGTCGCGGCGCGGGTACCACGGCGCCTTGCCCTGCGCGGACAGCGCCGCGTTCAGGCCGGCGACGAGGCCTTGCGCACCGGCTTCCTCGTAGCCCGTGGTGCCGTTGATCTGGCCGGCGAAATACAGGCCGGGGATGGCCTTGGTCTCCAGCCATGGGTTGAGCCCGCGCGGATCGAAGTAGTCGTACTCGATGGCGTAGCCGGGGCGGGTGATGTGCGCGTGTTCGAAACCCTTGATCGACTGCACCAGCGCCAGCTGCACGTCGAACGGCAGCGAGGTGGAGATGCCGTTCGGGTAGATCTCGACGGTGTCCAGGCCTTCCGGTTCGATGAAGATCTGGTGCGAGGTCTTTTCCGCGAAGCGCACCACCTTGTCCTCGATCGACGGGCAGTAGCGCGGACCGGTGCCTTCGATCTGGCCGGTGTAGAGCGGCGAGCGGTCGAGCGCGCCACGGATCAGTTCGTGGGTGCGTTCGGTGGTATGGGTGATCCAGCAGCTCACCTGGCGCGGGTGTTCGTCGCGCGAGCCGAGGTAGGAAAACACCGGCGCCGGGTCGTCGCCGCGCTGTTCCTCCAACCCCGTGAAGTCGATGCTGCGCCGGTCGATGCGCGGCGGCGTGCCGGTCTTGAGCCGGTCGGCCGCCAGCGGCAGCTCGCGCAGCCGCGCCGCCAGCGCGCTGGCTGGCGGGTCGCCCGCACGGCCGCCGGCGTATTGGGCCGGGCCGATATGGATCTTGCCGGCCAGGAAAGTGCCCGCCGTGAGCACAATCGACCTTGCGCGGAAGGAAACGCCCATTTGCGTCACCACGCCCACGGCGCGGCCGCCTTCCACGATCAGGTCGTCGACCGCCTGCTGGAAAAGGTCGAGATTGACCTGGCTTTCCACAATGTGACGTACCGCGGCACGGTACAGCGCGCGGTCGGCCTGGCAGCGGGTGGCGCGCACCGCCGGGCCCTTGGAGGCGTTGAGCGTGCGCCACTGGATGCCGGCCAGATCCGCCGCGTGGGCCATCGCGCCGCCCAGCGCGTCGATTTCCTTCACCAGGTGGCCCTTGCCGATGCCGCCGATGGCCGGGTTGCAGCTCATCGCGCCCACGGTTTCGATGCTGTGGGTAAGCAGCAGGGTGCGTGCGCCGGCACGCGCGGCCGCCAGCGCGGCCTCGGTGCCGGCGTGGCCGCCGCCGATCACGATGACGTCGTAGTGGGTGGGGTGAAGCATCGTCGACAGTGCGCTGGAACAAGGAGGCTTATGGTACTGCGCGGACATGCATCGGGTCTGGCATGCAAACTGCTTGATGTAGCCCGCACTTTCATGGGCACCGGCTGCGCGATCACGCGCGCCGGGATCGGGCGGACAGGGGCCTGATCGCGCGCCGCGAAAGGAAGCGGGACGGCGCCCCTCGGGGCGCCGTCGTTTTTTGTGCGTCCGGAATGCTTGGGCCTGGCCGCGAACGGGGATCCGACAAAAGCGAAACCCCGCCCGGAGGCGGGGTTTCGTCGTCGAGATCTGGCGCCCGGTGGTCTCAGGAACAGGGGGAATCCAGGATGACCGTGGTGCCGGGCGCCAGAAACCTTGAAACTCGGAGCTGTCCCGTCGCTTGCGGCCAGGACGTGGGTCGATCTTCGCCGCGGGCAGGTGAACCAGCGGTGACTACAGCGCAAATTTCTGCCGAAGCATGGCAGGTGTTGACGTGCTGCGTCAGTGTCGAATGGCCGCCCAAATGTGCAGTGTGATTGGCATCACACTTTGGCATGGCCGATGCATTGTCTCTGGCAACCAACTACCGGAGAGCCGTCATGGGCATGAATGTCGACTTCGAGAAGTTCTTTCCGCACCACGATCTGCTGATCGAGATCGGCCGCATCGAAATGGCCATGGAAACCCTGCAGGACCGCGCCGAGAACGAGCGTGTGATGCTGCAGCCGCGCCTGGAGTCGCGCATGGTTCGCCTGCGCACCGCGCTGAACAGCCTGCCGGTATGAACATGAGCGCCGATATCTGAGCTGCGTACCCTGGGCGCGATGGTTTTGCTCCGGGCGATACGCCAGAGCCATCGCGCACAAGGTGCGCCCCCATTGACGAGACGAAGCGGCGGCCAGGGCCGCCGCTTCGCATTTCAGCCTTTCAGCATGTTGCCGACGATCTCGGCGAGGTTGCGCGACAGCTTGTCGCGCGCCGCCAGCGAGGCCAGTGCGGCATGGGCCGCCTCGCGGCGCTGCGGCTCCAGCCGCTGCCAGCCGTTGAAGGCGGTGGCGAGGCGGGCGGCGATCTGCGGGTTCAGCGCGTCCAGCGCCAGCAGCCGTTCGGCGTAGAGCCGGTAACCGGCACCGTCGGTGCGATGGAAGCCGGTGGGATTGCCGTTGGCCCAGGTGCCCAGCAGGGCGCGGGCACGGTTCGGGTTCTTCAGGGTGAAGGATGGGTCGGCTTCCAGCGCCTGCACGCGGGCCAGCGCGCTTTCGCCCGGCAGTTGCGCCTGCAATGCGAACCACTTGTCCAGCGCCAGCGGATCGTTCGCGTAGCGCGCGCGGTAATGCGCCAGCGGTTCCGTGCTGCGTGCGGCATCGTGGCGCGCCAGCACGGCGAGCGCGGCGAGGCGGTCGGTCATGCTGGGTGCGTCGCGGTATTGCGCGGCGGCGTGGTCGCAGGCGGCGGCGGGATCAAGCCGCGCCAGCAGTTGCAGCACGCGCTGCTTGAGGCTGCGGTTGGCCTGGCTGGCGGCGTCGATGGCCGAGGTGGCCTGCGCGTGCAACGCACGATAGCGCGTGTCCAGCTTGTCGGCGCCGATGCGCGCGGCGAGGCGCTGCTGCAATTGCAGGCGCAGCACATGGATGCGCGCCGGGTCGACCACGGACTCGCGTTCCGCCAGTTCGACCTCGCCGGGCGGGGTCAGCAGATTGGCCA
This genomic interval carries:
- a CDS encoding Tex family protein, whose translation is MQSIEQRIAQDIAAKTEQVRAAVDLLDGGATVPFIARYRKEVTGGLDDTQLRTLEERLHYLRELEERRAAILASVEEQGKLTDALKGDILAADTKARLEDLYLPYKPKRRTKAQIAREAGLEPLALGLRDDPSQSPEAFAEQFVDAGKGVADVRAALDGARAILMESIAEDAHLVGELRDWLWDKGQIRAKVVEGKENEGAKFRDYFDHVEAIGKIPSHRLLALMRARNEGVIELELAPALDPEQGHAEGEGRVAAHAGIVDRGRAADAWLRETVRLTWRVKLHLHLTLDLFGRVREGAEDEAIRVFGDNLKDLMLAAPAGAKTVMGLDPGIRTGVKVAVVDATGKLLATDTVYPHEPRRQWNESLAALARLCQKHSVDLIAIGNGTASRETDKLAGELIKGLAKAHPEHKLSKIVVSEAGASVYSASETAAKEFPDLDVSLRGAVSIARRLQDPLAELVKIEPKAIGVGQYQHDVNQVKLARALDAKVEDCVNAVGVDVNTASAALLSRVAGLTASVAENVVKHRDANGPFANRKALLKVPRLGDKAFEQCAGFLRVPNGDNPLDASAVHPEAYPVVERIIAQCGREVRNLIGDSGFLRGLKAEQFTDEKFGVPTVRDILKELEKPGRDPRPEFVAPSFAEGVEDVKDLRPGMILEGRVTNVAAFGAFVDIGVHQDGLVHVSALSHTFVKDPRDAVKAGDIVKVKVMEVDLPRQRIGLSMRLDDEPGQARGKPSAGDARPGQRDPRGPRPGVAPKQAPAPANSAFADALARAIKR
- the mnmG gene encoding tRNA uridine-5-carboxymethylaminomethyl(34) synthesis enzyme MnmG, coding for MLHPTHYDVIVIGGGHAGTEAALAAARAGARTLLLTHSIETVGAMSCNPAIGGIGKGHLVKEIDALGGAMAHAADLAGIQWRTLNASKGPAVRATRCQADRALYRAAVRHIVESQVNLDLFQQAVDDLIVEGGRAVGVVTQMGVSFRARSIVLTAGTFLAGKIHIGPAQYAGGRAGDPPASALAARLRELPLAADRLKTGTPPRIDRRSIDFTGLEEQRGDDPAPVFSYLGSRDEHPRQVSCWITHTTERTHELIRGALDRSPLYTGQIEGTGPRYCPSIEDKVVRFAEKTSHQIFIEPEGLDTVEIYPNGISTSLPFDVQLALVQSIKGFEHAHITRPGYAIEYDYFDPRGLNPWLETKAIPGLYFAGQINGTTGYEEAGAQGLVAGLNAALSAQGKAPWYPRRDEAYLGVLIDDLTSNGTLEPYRMFTSRAEYRLHLREDNADLRLTEQGHALGVVPQARYDALCSKREAVERETQRLGTLWAAPTNALGAAIERQLGIAVSRETNALDLLRRPELDYASLTRVAELGPPTERADVAAQVEVQTKYAGYLERQREEIERQRRHEQTAIPAGFDYDAVRGLSAEVLLKLKRTQPATLGQAARISGVTPAAISLLLVHLKRHAA